The genomic region CCCGCCTCTGGAACGAGATCTTCGTCTTCGCGCAGGACTACGTCGGCATCCCGCAGGGCACCGTGCGCGCGACCGTGCTGATCGAGACGATCACGGCCGCGTACGAGATGGAGGAGATCCTCTACGAACTGCGCGACCACGCCTCCGGGCTGAACGCGGGCCGCTGGGACTACCTGTTCTCCATCGTCAAGAACTTCCGGGACGGCGGCGCCAAGTTCGTCCTGCCGGACCGCAACGCGGTGACCATGACGGCCCCGTTCATGCGCGCGTACACCGAACTCCTCGTCCGCACCTGCCACAAGCGCGGCGCCCACGCGATCGGCGGCATGGCGGCGTTCATCCCGTCCCGCCGGGACGCGGAGGTCAACAAGGTCGCCTTCGAGAAGGTCCGCGCCGACAAGGACCGCGAGGCGAACGACGGTTTCGACGGCTCCTGGGTCGCCCACCCCGACCTCGTGCCGATCGCCATGGAGTCCTTCGACAAGGTCCTCGGCGACAAGCCCAACCAGAAGGACCGGCTGCGCGAGGACGTCGACGTCAAGGCGGCCGACCTGATCGCCATCGACTCGCTGGACGCCAAGCCGACGTACGCGGGCCTGGTGAACGCCGTGCAGGTCGGCATCCGCTACATCGAGGCCTGGCTGCGCGGACTCGGCGCCGTCGCGATCTTCAACCTGATGGAGGACGCCGCCACCGCCGAGATCTCCCGCTCCCAGATCTGGCAGTGGATCAACGCGGGCGTCGTCCTCGACAACGGCGAGAAGGTCACCGCCGACCTGGCCCGCAAGGTCGCCGCCGAGGAACTGGCGAACATCAAGGCCGAGATCGGCGACGAGGCCTTCGCGGCCGGCAACTGGCAGCAGGCCCACGACCTGCTGCTGACGGTCTCCCTCGACGAGGACTACGCCGACTTCCTGACGCTCCCGGCGTACGAGCAGCTCAAGGGCTGACCTGGTCCGCGGACGGCTTCTCCGAGTGGCCCAGGGTCTTCCCCGGGGCCACTCGGTCGCGTACGGCCCGCTTCACGGCCGTCGGCTCGGGGAAGCCGTGCTCGCGACGGTCCCAGACGACCTCGTCGCCGACGCGCACGACGAACACCCCGCCCGTGCCGGGCTTCAGCGCGAGCTCGGTCAGCTCGGCCTCGAAGGTCGTGAGCAGTTCCTGCGCCAGCCAGGCCGCGCGGGGCAGCCAGCGGCACTGGGTGCAGTACTCGATCTCGACACGGCCACTCATCCGAGGTGCACCGACCAATCCTGTTCGGCCGCGGGCTTGCCGTGCAGGTCGGGGACCTGCCTGAGCCACGCGGGGCGTCCTTGCTGGTTACGAGCCGTCCGGCGGGCCTCCTCGGCGGCGAGTTCCTCCCGGCCGGGGAAGTCGGTGGGCAGCCAGGCCCCGGAGGCCCGCACGCGCGCGTGCAGGTACGACACGTACGCCTCGCGTGCCTCCTGCGCGGTGGCGAAACCCGGCTCGTCCGCGAGCCAGGCGTCCGGGACCTCCGCGAGGATCCGGCGCAGCAGGTCCTCGGTCACCTTGGGAGCGAGCTCGGCGTCGGCGGCCGGGACGTCGGGCCCGTAGTGGCCGAGGGCGTGGTGCCGGAAGTCGTAGGCCTTGGCGGGGTCGGTGCCGTCCCAGCGGTGGTGGAAGACGAGCGCGGCACCGTGGTCGATCAGCCACAGGCGCGGGGGCGCGACGCCCAGGGTGGGCCAGACCATCAGGTTGGAGCTGTGCACCGTGCGGTCGACGTTCACCGTCAGGGCGTCGAGCCAGACGATCCGCCCCGCCTCCAGGGGATCGACGGGGAAGACCCTCCCGATCTCCGGCGTGAAGTCCCGGGCGCCCGGCAGGTAGTCCATGCCGAGGTTCACGCCCGCGCTGGCCGCGTGCAGGTCCCGTACCTCCTGATGCGGCTCCCCCTGCGCGATCGACGGGTCGAAGTGCACCAGCACCAGCTCGGGGAAGCGCAGTCCGAGGGCGCGGGCCAGCTCCCCCACGATCACCTCGGCGACCAGCGCCTTGCGGCCCTGCGCGGAGCCGGTGAACTTCACGACGTACGTGCCCAGGTCGTCGGCCTCGACGACGCCGGGCACGGAGCCGCCGGAGCGCAGCGGCTCTATGTAGCGGGTTGCGAAGACCTCTCTGAGCATTGTCCGGGCCACCCGCCTCTTCGTCCGCCCCTGGCCTCCGGCCTCCGGCATGAAGTGAGCATAGTAACCGAGGGTGACACTTCGGGGAGTCCGGTGATCTTGTTCCAGACGGACTGCGGGGTGCGCTCCTGGCTATCTGTTCGCCCCGCGCCAGCCGGGCGCCGGCCGCCGCGACTTCGTCGGCCACGCGGGCGAGGACATCGAGGTCGGCCGCCCCTGGTGGTCCGGCGGTCGATGCGGGGTCGAGTACGAGCAGTGCGGTCGCCGATGACACACGCGTGGCCGATCAGCGGGGCTGCCGAGGTCAGCTTCATCTCGATCGCGGTGGGCGACATGTTCTTGCCCGCGGCGTGAGGTCCTCGCTGCGGTCGACGATCCAGAGGAACCCGTCGTCGTCGACGCCAGCGATGTCTCCGGTGTGCGCCACCCGTCGGGATCGGTCGCCTCGCGCGTCGCCTCCGGCATGCCCCGGTAACCACACATCACCATCGGCCCGCCTCGAGCCCCAGGCGCTTCCGGATGCCCATCGCCAGGTTGTCATCGGCGCGGGCCGACCTGCATGACCTGCTGCATCTCCGCCACCGTCGTGACGGTGTTGGCGTACGTCATGAACGCCGAGTAATTCCAGAGATCTGGGGTGCCTTTGTGATCGGGCCACCGCGGGTGAGAGTCCGCTCTTGCGCCCGGCGAGGTCGGGTACTCGGGAGCGGCAGGCGGAGAGCCGACCCGGCACGACCGGACGTCGCGCGCGGTCAACGGCTCAGGAAGGCGGTTTCCCCCGATGACTCGCACTCCTTTCGACGCCTCCGGGGCGGATGATGTGGCCGGGCTGGCGGAGGCGCTGAGCGAGGAGGTGGACGCCGAGGTCAGGTTCGACGCGGGCAGCAGGGGCGCCTACGCGACCGACGGCTCCAACTACCGGCAGGTGCCGATCGGTGTCGTGGTGCCTCGTACGGTGGAGGCCGGAGCTCACGCCGTGCAGGTGTGCGCCCGCTTCGGCGCCCCGGTGCTGTCGCGGGGCGGCGGCACCAGCCTCGCGGGCCAGTCCACGAACACGGCCGTGGTGATCGACTGGAGCAAGTACTGCAACAGGCTGGTCTCCGTCGATCCCGCCGCACGGACCTGCGTGGTCGAGCCGGGGATCGTCCTGGACGCGCTCAACCAGCGACTCTTCGACCACAGGCTCCAGTTCGGGCCGAAGCCCTCGACGCACAGCCACTGCGCCCTGGGCGGCATGATCGGCAACAACTCGTGCGGCGCGTCCGCGCAGGCCTACGGCAAGACCGTCGACAACGTGCGCCGCCTGGAGGTGCTCACCTACGACGGCGTCCGGATGTGGGTCGGGCCGACCTCGCGGGCCGAGCGGGCGCGGATCGCCGCGGAGGGCGGCCGGCGCGCCGAGTTGTACGCCGGCCTGGACGGCATCGTCAGCGGGTATCTCGGCGACATCCGGCGCGGCTATCCGAAGATCCCGCGGCGGGTCTCGGGCTACAACCTCGACTCGCTCCTGCCCGAGAACGGCTTCGACGTGGCCAGGGCCCTGGTCGGCAGCGAGGGCACCCTGGTGACCGTGCTGCGCGCCGAACTCGACCTGGTGCCGGTGCCGGCGTACCAGTCGCTGCTGGTCCTCGGCTACGACGACATCTGCACGGCCGCCGACGACGTCCCCCGACTGCTGGAGCACTGCGCGCCCGGCCAGTTGGAGGCCCTCGACGGGCGCATGGCCCAGCTGATGCGCGAGGAGGGCGCCTACCTGGAGTCCCTGAACACCCTGCCGGAGGGCGAAAGCTGGCTGATGCTGCAGTTCTTCGGCGACAGCCAGGACGCCGTCGACGAGCAGGCGCATGCCCTGCTGGGCGCCGTCGGCCGGTCCGAGAAGGACCGCACTGTCGCCTTCTCCGACGACCTGGAGCGCGAGCAGCGGATGCTCAAGGCCCGTGAGGCGGGGCTCGGCGTCACCGCCCGTCCGCCCGACGACCGGGAGACCTGGGAGGGCTGGGAGGACTCGGCCGTCCCACCCGAGCGGCTCGGCGACTATCTGCGGGACCTCCAGCAGCTGTTCGAGGAGTTCGACTACGACCACCCGTCCCTCTACGGGCACTTCGGACAGGGCTGTGTCCACACCCGCATCCCGTTCGCGCTCACGACCGCCGAGGGCGTGGCCGACTTCCGGCGCTTCGTGGAGCGGGCCGCCGACCTCGTCTCCTCCTACGGCGGCTCCCTGTCGGGCGAGCACGGCGACGGCCAGTCCCGGGGCGAGCTGCTCACGCGCATGTTCGGCGAGCGACTCGTGACCGCGTTCGGCGAGCTGAAGGCGCTGTTCGACCCGGGCAACCGGATGAACCCGGGCAAGGTCGTCGACCCCAACCCGGTCGACGGGCAGCTGCGCCTCGGCCCCTCCTGGCACCCGGCCACACCCGCGACGCACTTCGGCTTCCCGGAGGACGACCACTCCTTCGACCGGGCCGTGATGCGCTGCGTCGGCATCGGCAACTGCCGCAGCCACTCCGGCGGCGTCATGTGCCCCTCCTACCGGGCCACGAGGGAGGAGGAGCACTCCACACGAGGCCGCGCCCGGCTGCTGTTCGAGATGCTCGGCGGCCACGCCGACTCCGCCGTCACGGACGGCTGGCGCTCCACCGAGGTGCGCGATGCCCTCGACCTGTGCCTGGCCTGCAAGGGCTGCAAGTCGGACTGCCCGACCGGTGTCGACATGGCCACCCTCAAGGCGGAGTTCCTCTCGCACCACTACGAGGGGCGGATGCGCCCCGCGGCCCACTACTCCATGGGCTGGCTGCCCGTGTGGGCGCGCCTGTCCCGGATCGCCCCCGGAGTGGTCAACAGTGCCCTGCACGCGCCCGGTCTGGCCCGGGCCGGCAAGCGGCTGGCCGGCGTGGACGCGGCCCGTCAGGCACCCGTGTTCGCCCGGCAGTCCTTCCTCCAGTGGTGGCAGCGGCGCGACACCGAGGAGCCCGACCCGGCCGATCCGCGCACCGTGCTGCTGTGGCCCGACACCTTCAGCACCTACTTCCACCCCTCCGTCGCCATCTCGGCCGTACACGTGCTGGAGGACGCCGGTTTCCGCGTCGCCGTGCCCGCCAAGCCGGTGTGCTGCGGCCTGACCTGGATCTCCACCGGCCAACTGCCCCGCGCGCAGAAGGTGCTGCGCCGCACCCTCGACGTGCTCCGGCCCCATCTGGAGGCGGGCACCCCGGTCATCGGCCTCGAACCGTCCTGCACCGCCGTCTTCCGCGCCGACGCCCCGGAGCTGATGCCCGGCGACCAGGACGTGCAGCGGCTGGCCGGGCAGGTCCGCACCTTCGCCGAGCAGCTCGTCCGGCACGCGCCCGACGGCTGGCAGCCACCAGGTCTGGCTCGTCGGGCGACGGTGCAGACCCACTGCCACCAGCACGCGATCATGAAGTTCGACGCCGACCGGGAGCTCATGCGCCGCGCCCGTCTCGACGCCGATGTCCTCGACGAGGGCTGCTGCGGCCTCGCCGGCAACTTCGGTTTCGAACGCGGCCACCACGAGGTGTCCATGGCCGTCGCGGAGCAGGGCGTCCTGCCCGCCGTCCGCGCGGCGGAGCCGGGCAGCCTGCTGCTCGCCGACGGCTTCAGCTGCCGCACCCAGATCGAACAGGGCGGCACCGGACGGCGTGCCCTGCACCTGGCCGAAGTACTGGCCCGCGGTCTGGAGGGCACGCTCCCGGCCGGGCAACCGGAACGCCTGGCCGTGCGCCCCGAGCGGCCCTCCCGCGCGGCCCGGTGGACGGCCACCGCCGGCGCCACCGCCCTCACGGCGACCGCCGCGACGGTGGCCGGCCGGGCCGCCCTGCGGTCGCTGCGGCGCCCTTAGGGGTCCTTGCGCTCATATTGCAAGGACCCCTTGGTCCCGCCCCGCACGCACCACCGGAAAGGTCTTCGAACAGCGCCCCGCTCCCCCGGCGACGGCATTCCCCGTACCCCGAATGTTCCCTCTTGCCGAAAAGCACCTGATCGCCCCGGCTCGGTAGCATGCGGCGCATGGCCATCAAACTCGAGAACGTGGGCATCGCCGTTCGCGACCTCGAAGCAGCGATCTCCTTCTTCACCGACCTCGGCCTCACGGTCGTCGGCCGTGACACCGTCAGTGGTGAGTGGACCGACACCGCCGTCGGCCTTGATGGCAATCACGCCGACATTGCGATGCTCCAGACGCCGGACGGTCACGGTCGCCTCGAGCTCTTCGAGTACATCCACCCCGAGGCGATCGAGTCGGAGCCCACTCGTCCCAACGAGATCGGCATGCATCGCGTCGCCTTCTCGGTCGACGACATCGACGAAGCCCTGGAGACGGCCGCGAAGCACGGATGCCGTCCGCTGCGCGGTGTGGCGACCTACGAGGACGTCTACAAGCTCACGTACGTCCGCGGTCCCAGCGGCATCCTTGTGATGCTCGCCGAGGAGCTGAAGAAGAGCTGACGGTCGCGGGCGGCGGTGACTGCCCCGCGGATGTCGCGATGCCGCGGTGCGAGCCGAGCGGCTTTCGGCCCGGGCGGAACCGGAGAGCCGGTCGCCGTCCCCTCGGACCGGGAAACACGGCTCGCCCACCCGGTGTCGACTCGCGGTGGTCGCTGCCCGGATTTACCTTGGCGTCAAGGCATGAAGCGAAAGCAGGCCACTACGGCACCGGCAGCCGCGTTCAGGCGCGGCCGGGCGAGTGTCTGGGAGGATCACCATGGCCGTCGAGATCCAGCCCCTGCTCAAGCCCTCGCGGCTCAGGCGCCGCGGAGGCTTGTGGGGCGAATGCCTTGCGGAGTTCCTGGGGACCTTCGTCCTCATCTCCTTCGGTTGCGGCGTGGTCGCGATGGCGGTCGCGGCGCTGCCCGGCTCGGGGCGTACCGAGGGACCCACCACGTTCTTCCTCGGCGCCGGGGACTGGTTGCTGATCACCTGGGGATGGGCCATGGCCGTGATCCTCGGTATCTATGTGGCCGGCGGGGTCAGCGGTGCGCACATCAATCCGGCGGTGACCCTGGCCTTCGCCGTGCGCCGCAAGTTCCCGTGGGTCAAGGTCGTCCCCTACTGGGTGGCCCAGGTGCTCGGCGCCCTGGCCGGCGCGGCACTGGTCTACGCCGTGTACCACGACGCCATCAACACCTTCGACGACGCCATGAAGGGGCCGAAGACGAACGGCCACACCCTCGCCTCGTTCTCCATCTTCGCCACCTTCCCGGCGCCCTACTTCCACGGCGGCATCTGGGGCCCCCTGGTCGACCAGATCGTCGGCACGGCCTTCCTGGCCATGCTGGTGGTGGCGATCATCGACCTGCGGAACACGGCCGTGAAGGCGAACCTCGGCCCCCTCGTGATCGGGTTCGTCGTGGCGGCCATCGGCATGTCCTTCGGGGCGAACGCGGGCTACGCGATCAACCCCGCCCGCGACTTCGGCCCCCGCCTGTTCACCTGGATGGCGGGCTGGGAGGATCTGGCGTTCCCGGGCAGCTTGGCGGGGGCGTTCAGCGGCTACTGGTGGATCCCGATCGTCGGACCGCTCGTCGGCGGCGTGGTCGGGGTGCTGGTGTACGACCTGTTCATCGGCGACGTGCTCCACATCCGGGCGCAGCAGGGCGAGCTCCCGGAGCCCGGCCGGACGCGTCCCACCACCTCCGACGAGGAGTGAGCCGGGGCCCGGTCAGCCGTCGCCCTCCAGGTCCCCCTCCGTCTCCAGGTACACCTGCCGCAGGCCCTCCAGCACGGCCGGGTCGGGCTTCTCCCACATCCCGCGGGACTCCGCCTCCAGCAGGCGTTCGGCGATGCCGTGCAGGGCCCAGGGGTTGGCCTGCTGGAGGAACTCGCGGTTGGCCGGGTCCAGGACGTAGGTCTCGGTGAGCTTGTCGTACATCCAGTCGGCGACCACGCCGGTGGTGGCGTCGTAGCCGAAGAGGTAGTCCACGGTGGCGGCGAGTTCGAAGGCGCCCTTGTAGCCGTGGCGGCGCATGGCCTCGATCCACCTGGGGTTGACGACCCGGGCGCGGAAGACGCGGGAGGTCTCCTCGACGAGGGTGCGGGTACGGACCGTCTCGGGGCGGGTGGAGTCGCCGATGTACGCCTCGGGGGCCGTGCCGCGCAGCGCCCGGACGGTCGCCACCATGCCGCCGTGGTACTGGAAGTAGTCGTCCGAGTCGGCGATGTCGTGCTCGCGGGTGTCGGTGTTCTTCGCCGCGACAGCGATCCGCTTGTACGCCGTCTCCATCTCGTCGCGCGCCGGGCGGCCGTCGAGGTCGCGGCCGTAGGCGTAGCCGCCCCAGACCGTGTAGACCTCGGCGAGGTCGGCGTCGGTGCGCCAGTCGCGGGAGTCGATGAGCTGGAGCAGGCCCGCTCCGTACGTGCCGGGGCGGGAGCCGAAGATGCGGGTGGTGGCGCGGCGTTCGTCGCCGTGGGACGCCACGTCCGCCCGGACGTGGGCCCGTACGTGGTTGGCCTCGGCCGGCTCGTCCAGGGAGGCGGCCAGGCGTACGGCGTCGTCCAGCAGCCCGACGGTGTGCGGGAAGGCGTCCCGGAAGAAGCCCGAGATGCGGAGGGTGACGTCGATGCGGGGGCGGCCCAGCTCCTCGTACGGGACGGGCTCCAGGCCCGTGACCCGCCGGGAGGCGTCGTCCCAGACGGGACGGATGCCGAGCAGGGCGAGGGCCTCCGCCACGTCGTCGCCCGCCGTGCGCATGGCGCTGGTGCCCCACAGGGAGAGGCCGACGGAGGTGGGCCAGTCGCCGTTGTCGGTGCGGTAGCGCTCCAGGAGGGAGTCGGCGAGGGCCTGGCCCGTTTCCCAGGCGAGGCGGGAGGGGACGGCCTTGGGGTCCACCGAGTAGAAGTTGCGGCCCGTCGGGAGGACGTTGACGAGGCCACGCAGGGGTGATCCCGAGGGGCCCGCGGGGACGAAGCCGCCCGCCAGCGCGTGGACGGTGTGGTCGATTTCGGCGGTGGTCGCGGCGAGGCGCGGCACGACCTCGCGGGCCGCGAACTCCAGGACGGCGGCGACCTGTCCCCCGTGCTCGGCGGGGACCGCGGCCGGGTCCCAGCCCGCGTCGTCCATCGCCTGGACCAGGGCGCGGGCCTGCTCCTCGGCCGCGTCGGCGGTCGTGCGGGTCGCGGCGGACTCGTCCAGGCCGAGTGCCTCGCGCAGGCCGGGCAGGGCCTGCGCGCCGCCCCAGATCTGGCGGGCGCGGAGGATGGCGAGGACGAGGTTGACCCGGTCGGCGCCCTGCGGCGGGTTGCCGAGGACGTGCAGTCCGTCGCGGATCTGGGCGTCCTTGACCTCGCAGAGCCAGCCGTCGACGTGCAGGAGGAAGTCGTCGAAGCCGTCGTCGTCCGGGCGGTCCTCCAGGCCGAGGTCGTGGTCGAGCCTGGCGGCCTGGATGAGGGTCCAGATCTGGGCCCGGATCGCCGGGAGCTTGGCGGGGTCCATGGAGGAGATCTGGGCGTACTCGTCGAGGAGTTGTTCCAGGCGCGCGATGTCGCCGTAGGAGTCGGCGCGGGCCATGGGCGGGACGAGGTGGTCGACGAGGGTGGCGTGCACGCGGCGCTTGGCCTGGGTGCCCTCGCCGGGGTCGTTGACCAGGAACGGGTAGATCAGCGGGAGGTCGCCGAGGGCGGCGTCCGGGCCGCAGGCGGCGGACAGGCCGGCGTTCTTGCCGGGCAGCCACTCCAGGTTGCCGTGCTTGCCGAGGTGGATCATCGCGTCGGCGCCGAAGCCGCCGTCCTCGGCCCGGGCGGCGATCCAGCGGTAGGCGGCCAGGTAGTGGTGGGAGGGCGGCAGGTCCGGGTCGTGGTAGATCGCGATCGGGTTCTCGCCGAAGCCGCGCGGGGGCTGGATGAGGATCAGCAGGTTGCCGAAGCGCAGGGCCGCGAGGACGATGTCGCCCTCCGGGTTCCGGCTGCGGTCGACGAACATCTCGCCGGGGGCCGGGCCCCAGTGCTCCTCCACCGCCGTGCGCAGTTCCTCGGGGAGCGTGGCGAACCAGCGGCGGTAGTCGGCCGCGGGGATCCGCACCGGGTTGCGGGCCAGTTGCTCCTCGGTGAGCCAGTCCTGGTCGTGCCCGCCCGCCTCGATCAGCGCGCGGATCAGCTCGTCCCCGTCGCCGGAGGCCAGGCCCGGCACCTCCGTGTCCGTTCCGAAGTCGTAGCCCTCGTCGCGGAGCCGGCGGAGCAGGGCGACCGCGCTGGCGGGCGTGTCCAGGCCGACAGCGTTGCCGATGCGGGAGTGCTTGGTCGGGTAGGCGGAGAGGACCAGCGCGAGGCGCTTGTCGGCGGGCCGGATGTGGCGGAGCCGGGCGTGGCGTACGGCGATTCCGGCGACCCGGGCAGCGCGCTCGGGGTCGGCGACGTAGGCCGGGAGGCCGTCGGCGTCGATCTCCTTGAAGGAGAACGGGACGGTGATGAGACGGCCGTCGAACTCGGGGACGGCGATCTGGCTGGCCGCGTCGAGCGGGGAGACGCCCTCGTCGTTCTCCTCCCAGGCGGTCCGTGAACCGGTGAGGCACAGGGCCTGGAGGATCGGTACGTCGAGGGCGGTGAGCGCGCCGGCGTCCCAGGACTCGTCGTCGCCGCCGGCCGAGGCCTCTGCGGGCCTGGTGCCGCCGGCGGCGAGGACGGTGGTGACGATGGCGTCGGCGGCGCGGAGTTCCTCGATCAGCTCGGGCTCGGGGGCGCGCAGGGAGGCGACGTACAGGGGCAGGGGCCGGCCGCCCGCGTCCTCGATCGCGTCGCACAGGGCGCCGACGAAGGCGGTGTTGCCGCTCATGTGGTGGGCCCGGTAGTAGAGCACGGCGACGGTCGGGCCGTCGGTGTCCCTGCTCTCCCTGGGCAGCGGGCCCCAGGTGGGGGCCGCCGCCGGCGCCTCGAAGCCGTGGCCGGTGAGCAGGACCGTGTCGGAGAGGAAGC from Streptomyces chartreusis NRRL 3882 harbors:
- the aceB gene encoding malate synthase A produces the protein MSAPAPSPLAIVDAEPLPRQEEVLTEAALAFVAELHRRFTPRRDELLARRAERRAEIARTSTLDFLTETAAIRADDSWKVAPAPEALNDRRVEITGPTDRKMTINALNSGAKVWLADFEDASAPTWENVVLGQLNLIDAYTRTIDFTDPKSGKSYALKANEELATVVMRPRGWHLNERHLVDADGTPVPGALVDFGLYFFHNAKRLLGLGKGPYFYLPKTESHLEARLWNEIFVFAQDYVGIPQGTVRATVLIETITAAYEMEEILYELRDHASGLNAGRWDYLFSIVKNFRDGGAKFVLPDRNAVTMTAPFMRAYTELLVRTCHKRGAHAIGGMAAFIPSRRDAEVNKVAFEKVRADKDREANDGFDGSWVAHPDLVPIAMESFDKVLGDKPNQKDRLREDVDVKAADLIAIDSLDAKPTYAGLVNAVQVGIRYIEAWLRGLGAVAIFNLMEDAATAEISRSQIWQWINAGVVLDNGEKVTADLARKVAAEELANIKAEIGDEAFAAGNWQQAHDLLLTVSLDEDYADFLTLPAYEQLKG
- a CDS encoding SelT/SelW/SelH family protein, with the translated sequence MSGRVEIEYCTQCRWLPRAAWLAQELLTTFEAELTELALKPGTGGVFVVRVGDEVVWDRREHGFPEPTAVKRAVRDRVAPGKTLGHSEKPSADQVSP
- a CDS encoding HipA family kinase, giving the protein MLREVFATRYIEPLRSGGSVPGVVEADDLGTYVVKFTGSAQGRKALVAEVIVGELARALGLRFPELVLVHFDPSIAQGEPHQEVRDLHAASAGVNLGMDYLPGARDFTPEIGRVFPVDPLEAGRIVWLDALTVNVDRTVHSSNLMVWPTLGVAPPRLWLIDHGAALVFHHRWDGTDPAKAYDFRHHALGHYGPDVPAADAELAPKVTEDLLRRILAEVPDAWLADEPGFATAQEAREAYVSYLHARVRASGAWLPTDFPGREELAAEEARRTARNQQGRPAWLRQVPDLHGKPAAEQDWSVHLG
- a CDS encoding FAD-binding and (Fe-S)-binding domain-containing protein, which produces MTRTPFDASGADDVAGLAEALSEEVDAEVRFDAGSRGAYATDGSNYRQVPIGVVVPRTVEAGAHAVQVCARFGAPVLSRGGGTSLAGQSTNTAVVIDWSKYCNRLVSVDPAARTCVVEPGIVLDALNQRLFDHRLQFGPKPSTHSHCALGGMIGNNSCGASAQAYGKTVDNVRRLEVLTYDGVRMWVGPTSRAERARIAAEGGRRAELYAGLDGIVSGYLGDIRRGYPKIPRRVSGYNLDSLLPENGFDVARALVGSEGTLVTVLRAELDLVPVPAYQSLLVLGYDDICTAADDVPRLLEHCAPGQLEALDGRMAQLMREEGAYLESLNTLPEGESWLMLQFFGDSQDAVDEQAHALLGAVGRSEKDRTVAFSDDLEREQRMLKAREAGLGVTARPPDDRETWEGWEDSAVPPERLGDYLRDLQQLFEEFDYDHPSLYGHFGQGCVHTRIPFALTTAEGVADFRRFVERAADLVSSYGGSLSGEHGDGQSRGELLTRMFGERLVTAFGELKALFDPGNRMNPGKVVDPNPVDGQLRLGPSWHPATPATHFGFPEDDHSFDRAVMRCVGIGNCRSHSGGVMCPSYRATREEEHSTRGRARLLFEMLGGHADSAVTDGWRSTEVRDALDLCLACKGCKSDCPTGVDMATLKAEFLSHHYEGRMRPAAHYSMGWLPVWARLSRIAPGVVNSALHAPGLARAGKRLAGVDAARQAPVFARQSFLQWWQRRDTEEPDPADPRTVLLWPDTFSTYFHPSVAISAVHVLEDAGFRVAVPAKPVCCGLTWISTGQLPRAQKVLRRTLDVLRPHLEAGTPVIGLEPSCTAVFRADAPELMPGDQDVQRLAGQVRTFAEQLVRHAPDGWQPPGLARRATVQTHCHQHAIMKFDADRELMRRARLDADVLDEGCCGLAGNFGFERGHHEVSMAVAEQGVLPAVRAAEPGSLLLADGFSCRTQIEQGGTGRRALHLAEVLARGLEGTLPAGQPERLAVRPERPSRAARWTATAGATALTATAATVAGRAALRSLRRP
- a CDS encoding VOC family protein, which encodes MAIKLENVGIAVRDLEAAISFFTDLGLTVVGRDTVSGEWTDTAVGLDGNHADIAMLQTPDGHGRLELFEYIHPEAIESEPTRPNEIGMHRVAFSVDDIDEALETAAKHGCRPLRGVATYEDVYKLTYVRGPSGILVMLAEELKKS
- a CDS encoding MIP/aquaporin family protein, producing the protein MAVEIQPLLKPSRLRRRGGLWGECLAEFLGTFVLISFGCGVVAMAVAALPGSGRTEGPTTFFLGAGDWLLITWGWAMAVILGIYVAGGVSGAHINPAVTLAFAVRRKFPWVKVVPYWVAQVLGALAGAALVYAVYHDAINTFDDAMKGPKTNGHTLASFSIFATFPAPYFHGGIWGPLVDQIVGTAFLAMLVVAIIDLRNTAVKANLGPLVIGFVVAAIGMSFGANAGYAINPARDFGPRLFTWMAGWEDLAFPGSLAGAFSGYWWIPIVGPLVGGVVGVLVYDLFIGDVLHIRAQQGELPEPGRTRPTTSDEE
- the cobN gene encoding cobaltochelatase subunit CobN, with the protein product MLHSAGERPTHPRILLLSTSDTDLLSARAAGGPVPYRFANPSRLDLDGLPALLDGVDLVVVRLLGGIRAWQDGLDLLLADGRPVVVLTGEQAPDAQLMASSTVPVGIAAEAHAYLAHGGPANLEQLARFLSDTVLLTGHGFEAPAAAPTWGPLPRESRDTDGPTVAVLYYRAHHMSGNTAFVGALCDAIEDAGGRPLPLYVASLRAPEPELIEELRAADAIVTTVLAAGGTRPAEASAGGDDESWDAGALTALDVPILQALCLTGSRTAWEENDEGVSPLDAASQIAVPEFDGRLITVPFSFKEIDADGLPAYVADPERAARVAGIAVRHARLRHIRPADKRLALVLSAYPTKHSRIGNAVGLDTPASAVALLRRLRDEGYDFGTDTEVPGLASGDGDELIRALIEAGGHDQDWLTEEQLARNPVRIPAADYRRWFATLPEELRTAVEEHWGPAPGEMFVDRSRNPEGDIVLAALRFGNLLILIQPPRGFGENPIAIYHDPDLPPSHHYLAAYRWIAARAEDGGFGADAMIHLGKHGNLEWLPGKNAGLSAACGPDAALGDLPLIYPFLVNDPGEGTQAKRRVHATLVDHLVPPMARADSYGDIARLEQLLDEYAQISSMDPAKLPAIRAQIWTLIQAARLDHDLGLEDRPDDDGFDDFLLHVDGWLCEVKDAQIRDGLHVLGNPPQGADRVNLVLAILRARQIWGGAQALPGLREALGLDESAATRTTADAAEEQARALVQAMDDAGWDPAAVPAEHGGQVAAVLEFAAREVVPRLAATTAEIDHTVHALAGGFVPAGPSGSPLRGLVNVLPTGRNFYSVDPKAVPSRLAWETGQALADSLLERYRTDNGDWPTSVGLSLWGTSAMRTAGDDVAEALALLGIRPVWDDASRRVTGLEPVPYEELGRPRIDVTLRISGFFRDAFPHTVGLLDDAVRLAASLDEPAEANHVRAHVRADVASHGDERRATTRIFGSRPGTYGAGLLQLIDSRDWRTDADLAEVYTVWGGYAYGRDLDGRPARDEMETAYKRIAVAAKNTDTREHDIADSDDYFQYHGGMVATVRALRGTAPEAYIGDSTRPETVRTRTLVEETSRVFRARVVNPRWIEAMRRHGYKGAFELAATVDYLFGYDATTGVVADWMYDKLTETYVLDPANREFLQQANPWALHGIAERLLEAESRGMWEKPDPAVLEGLRQVYLETEGDLEGDG